Proteins encoded in a region of the Stieleria neptunia genome:
- a CDS encoding protein kinase domain-containing protein, translating to MDAPPENPPANPSDETHGRPSRNDETRLSNSLESSMSSPLTAGQRFGDFRIRELIGRGKAGFVYSADDLLAKRRCALKLLCRMSSHDLYRNKLGFRRMSPFRHPCLLRTDRIEIIEKYTVLSMEEIEGETLYSAALRLKELPPPEAYRRLHSLLHDYAVGLAIMHFGGLVHRDLKPTNLMVRNNGHGVIVDYGLVANCDPETDPYGLRPYIAGTPRYFSPEALWEQSYTPAGDVFSLGLVMLDCLNEISGSDRWLRQGDFADWVRDEDEQTIADAVSGMDEDVPPLLRMAVAGMLTADRTKRPSSLEIVTMTKTDDNPIRLVTTHHLFGRERELEQCEQWIREIYRGRTGRLHIHGEAGAGKTRLLDEIERQLRQNNWGQVFRVKCRSRENQTLQVLDQIADQIAQRYSRSDRDALRLDPVSASLLIHSFPQLRHVIFTDLAETPGLFSAAPERLDALSAAARLSRELRKVGPLIIIIDDAQWSDHDSDTVWDELQKDTDGSLGIITSSRKPETNQRQAADQCVHIGPLPPDAALSFLQTAATRWEANINPAGLQELVDISRCNAFRLQELAEEFRPEGMLHQVEESNDASISNLGDVDRFWRARFDRLSDDAKKILAFIVTAAAPVSISQLAELSGQGEQVDVSVFELVNQRLVNDDATGKECITVVHDKIADGLIENLDTTELHQAHLAWADLLSKLNRPRDFAARIAGHYYAADQDGRALPFAIMAAENADRAFAKSEAGEWHEKVLHQVTGDAREKHLRDAARCFHEADLPERAAHYYLELSEGATDTLERLRFQTLALQLLLRSGQMDRARPLLADLAGKFSIGFAPDVGEYSLAEVRSQLARLAGQLSDVSDLDLNPPKTPSSDEREAPGDVPPHHDCVAACELHFCSEISRSMAMLDFRGTLQLVLHGANRALEHGTTTERIHFAAMAHIWTSLVSADQSHVQVQSRASLDSLLASLSDQPASKITAEIRSGIAFTESLAMRWSVVPDAVDSCVLDFTAESIPLRFEIAHTRWLRLWADWHLGRWSEMRSMAHEMVDDAKRRNDSYQQLVATIGYGGNAFLMSDSVAECQQLCRDNLRIMTDTGTVELIDFFQWMQSVQQSLYLGDFDVASRQVIEMRRSIDKSLIRRILLVQVSLDYFTALVSLHLRGRSSADPLTDPAVVEGCIDRLDNQTSDYGRMLAALISGIHQRQSDEREQAIEAFQRAAELASRHGMFPYQLAAEDGLLNCVKPEADADSLCQQMLNQRIEHPEKLERLYTVAPPRNAVKHG from the coding sequence GGCGAGACCTTGTATTCGGCCGCGCTGCGGTTGAAAGAACTGCCTCCGCCGGAGGCCTATCGACGCCTTCATTCGCTGCTGCATGACTATGCCGTCGGATTGGCGATCATGCACTTCGGCGGCTTGGTGCATCGCGATTTAAAACCGACGAACCTGATGGTCCGCAACAATGGGCACGGCGTGATCGTCGACTACGGCTTGGTGGCCAATTGCGATCCGGAAACGGACCCGTATGGGCTGCGTCCCTACATCGCGGGCACGCCGCGTTATTTTTCCCCCGAAGCATTGTGGGAACAAAGTTACACGCCGGCGGGCGATGTGTTCAGCCTGGGCTTGGTGATGCTGGATTGCCTGAACGAGATTTCCGGAAGCGACCGCTGGTTGCGTCAGGGTGATTTCGCGGACTGGGTGCGTGACGAAGACGAGCAGACGATTGCCGATGCCGTCTCGGGCATGGACGAAGACGTCCCACCGCTGCTTCGCATGGCCGTCGCCGGCATGCTGACTGCGGACCGCACCAAACGCCCGTCGTCACTTGAAATCGTCACGATGACGAAAACCGACGACAACCCGATCCGTCTGGTGACCACGCACCATCTGTTCGGCCGCGAACGGGAGCTGGAACAGTGTGAACAATGGATCCGCGAGATCTATCGTGGCCGCACCGGGCGGCTGCACATCCACGGCGAAGCGGGTGCGGGCAAGACCCGTTTGCTGGATGAAATCGAGCGTCAACTTCGACAGAACAATTGGGGGCAGGTGTTCCGGGTCAAATGCCGGTCACGTGAAAATCAGACGCTGCAGGTGTTGGACCAAATCGCCGATCAAATCGCCCAGCGTTACTCCCGTTCCGATCGCGACGCCTTGAGACTCGATCCGGTCAGCGCTTCGCTTCTGATCCATTCCTTTCCCCAGTTGCGTCACGTCATTTTCACAGACCTGGCCGAAACGCCCGGCTTGTTCTCGGCGGCCCCGGAACGACTGGATGCACTCTCGGCGGCGGCGCGGCTGAGCCGTGAACTGCGCAAAGTCGGCCCGTTGATTATCATCATCGATGACGCCCAGTGGTCCGACCACGACAGCGACACCGTCTGGGACGAGTTGCAAAAGGACACCGATGGCTCACTGGGAATCATCACGTCCTCGCGAAAACCGGAAACCAATCAACGCCAGGCGGCCGACCAGTGCGTTCACATCGGCCCACTGCCGCCCGATGCGGCGTTGTCGTTCTTGCAAACCGCGGCGACGCGATGGGAAGCCAACATCAACCCCGCAGGCCTGCAGGAACTGGTCGACATCTCACGCTGCAACGCCTTTCGGTTGCAAGAACTCGCCGAAGAGTTTCGTCCCGAAGGGATGCTGCATCAGGTTGAAGAATCCAATGACGCCTCGATCTCAAACCTGGGTGATGTCGATCGATTTTGGCGTGCCCGGTTTGACCGCTTGAGCGACGATGCCAAAAAGATCCTGGCGTTCATCGTGACCGCGGCGGCCCCGGTTTCGATCAGCCAGTTGGCCGAATTGAGCGGACAAGGCGAACAGGTCGATGTGTCCGTGTTTGAATTGGTCAACCAACGCCTGGTCAATGACGACGCCACGGGCAAAGAATGCATCACCGTGGTGCATGACAAAATCGCCGATGGTCTGATCGAAAACCTGGACACCACGGAACTGCATCAAGCCCACCTCGCCTGGGCGGACCTGTTATCCAAACTCAATCGACCGCGTGATTTTGCCGCCCGCATTGCCGGGCATTATTATGCCGCCGACCAGGACGGCCGGGCGTTGCCATTTGCGATCATGGCCGCCGAGAACGCCGACCGCGCCTTTGCCAAGTCGGAGGCGGGCGAATGGCACGAAAAAGTGCTCCACCAGGTCACCGGGGATGCCCGCGAGAAACACTTGCGTGATGCCGCCCGGTGTTTCCACGAAGCCGATTTGCCGGAGCGGGCGGCCCACTACTATCTCGAGCTCTCCGAAGGGGCGACCGACACGCTCGAACGCCTGCGGTTTCAAACCCTGGCGCTGCAACTGCTGCTGCGAAGTGGACAGATGGATCGCGCCCGACCCCTGTTGGCCGACTTGGCGGGGAAGTTTTCCATCGGGTTCGCCCCGGACGTCGGGGAGTACTCGCTCGCCGAGGTCCGCTCGCAACTTGCCCGATTGGCCGGCCAACTGAGCGACGTCAGTGACCTCGATTTGAACCCTCCGAAAACGCCGTCTTCGGACGAACGAGAAGCCCCCGGTGACGTCCCACCGCATCACGATTGCGTCGCAGCGTGCGAACTACATTTCTGTAGCGAAATCAGTCGTTCGATGGCGATGCTGGACTTTCGAGGCACCTTGCAATTGGTGCTCCACGGTGCCAACCGGGCCCTGGAACATGGAACAACAACCGAGCGAATTCATTTCGCCGCGATGGCACATATCTGGACCTCGCTGGTTTCCGCCGACCAGAGCCACGTTCAAGTTCAAAGCCGTGCGTCGCTTGACTCTCTGCTGGCGAGTCTGAGCGATCAACCGGCGAGCAAGATCACCGCGGAGATCCGTTCCGGGATCGCATTCACCGAGTCCCTGGCGATGCGATGGAGCGTCGTCCCCGATGCCGTCGACTCCTGCGTGCTCGACTTCACCGCCGAGTCCATCCCCTTGCGATTCGAAATCGCACACACGCGATGGTTACGTCTGTGGGCCGACTGGCACCTCGGACGCTGGAGTGAAATGCGGTCGATGGCCCATGAAATGGTCGACGATGCCAAACGCCGCAACGATTCCTACCAACAGCTGGTCGCCACGATCGGCTACGGTGGAAATGCGTTTCTCATGTCCGACAGCGTCGCCGAGTGTCAACAGCTTTGCCGAGACAACCTTCGCATCATGACGGACACCGGAACCGTCGAGCTGATCGATTTTTTCCAGTGGATGCAATCCGTCCAGCAGTCGCTCTACCTCGGCGATTTCGACGTCGCGTCGCGCCAGGTGATCGAGATGCGACGGTCCATCGACAAGTCGTTGATCCGACGGATCTTGCTGGTCCAAGTTTCCTTGGATTACTTCACGGCGTTGGTTTCGCTACACCTGCGCGGCCGGTCATCTGCTGACCCGCTGACCGACCCCGCGGTCGTTGAAGGCTGCATCGATCGACTGGACAACCAAACCTCCGACTACGGACGGATGCTGGCCGCACTGATCAGCGGAATCCATCAACGCCAGAGCGACGAACGGGAACAGGCGATCGAGGCATTCCAGCGAGCGGCAGAATTGGCCAGCCGACACGGGATGTTTCCCTACCAGCTGGCGGCCGAAGACGGCTTGCTGAACTGCGTCAAACCCGAAGCGGATGCCGATTCACTGTGTCAGCAGATGCTCAATCAGCGGATTGAACATCCCGAAAAACTGGAACGCCTCTACACGGTCGCCCCACCGCGAAACGCTGTCAAGCATGGTTAG
- a CDS encoding HDOD domain-containing protein → MTSCPPCEPTIDRNETANFQFEIPQFSATASQLVDTLNQSDANVPAVVQLIECEPTISSQVLRLANSPIYGASRAITTIGHAIVVLGFRCVAQQAIASASGALFKAKDAACQAHRLDTYIQSLGVATTARFIAKRTKVTNPDEAFLCGVVHDIGKLILFQHAGEEYAGMLDESPHEKSLAPEIESYGISHATLGRQCGVAWSLPTQMCITIANHHLSLKEAADPLSRTLICAAYLAKKWQLGFCEDAFSEDSELESELCDFQDPDLAAECREQFEAIRNICLS, encoded by the coding sequence ATGACAAGCTGCCCCCCGTGCGAACCGACCATCGATCGTAACGAGACTGCCAATTTTCAGTTCGAAATCCCTCAATTTTCCGCAACCGCATCCCAACTCGTCGACACACTGAACCAAAGCGACGCGAATGTTCCCGCGGTCGTTCAACTGATTGAATGCGAGCCGACGATTAGCTCTCAAGTTCTGAGACTCGCCAACAGCCCGATTTACGGTGCAAGTCGTGCGATCACCACGATCGGACACGCGATCGTGGTGCTCGGTTTTCGCTGCGTCGCCCAACAGGCGATCGCGTCGGCCTCGGGGGCGCTTTTCAAGGCGAAAGACGCAGCTTGCCAAGCACATCGCCTGGACACCTACATCCAGTCGCTGGGCGTCGCCACGACGGCCCGGTTCATTGCTAAACGGACCAAGGTCACCAATCCTGACGAAGCATTTTTGTGTGGCGTCGTCCATGACATCGGCAAACTGATCCTCTTTCAACATGCCGGTGAAGAATACGCAGGCATGCTCGATGAGTCTCCACACGAAAAATCGTTGGCGCCTGAAATCGAATCCTACGGGATCTCACATGCGACTCTCGGTCGTCAATGCGGCGTCGCATGGTCTTTGCCGACCCAAATGTGCATCACCATCGCAAATCACCATCTGTCACTCAAAGAAGCCGCTGACCCGCTTTCCCGAACACTCATTTGTGCCGCCTATCTGGCGAAAAAATGGCAACTGGGATTTTGCGAGGACGCTTTCAGCGAAGATTCTGAATTGGAGAGTGAACTTTGTGATTTCCAAGACCCTGACTTGGCGGCCGAGTGTCGCGAGCAGTTTGAAGCGATCCGCAACATCTGTCTTTCATAG
- a CDS encoding potassium channel family protein → METYRLQRTLTVLVSCLIVTGSIGFVAIEGWTFADSLYMTIITMSTVGFGETNELTSHGRVFTSSLILASIVLMACWTAGITSFLVNGQLSGQFYRLRTKKKINQMNNHVVVCGGGATARTLIHQLKVQGNQIAAIVKEPGEVAMTQRFFPDIPLIEADPKSEMALIDANILEAAHLVAATESDFDNLLIVISGKGLGTELKVISVAENPELANRMLKVGADEVVCPLVIGGERIASIINESSCPEAPLAATV, encoded by the coding sequence GTGGAAACGTACCGCCTTCAAAGAACGCTGACCGTCTTGGTGAGTTGCCTGATCGTCACCGGATCGATCGGGTTCGTGGCGATCGAGGGCTGGACGTTTGCCGATTCGCTGTACATGACGATCATCACCATGTCGACGGTTGGCTTTGGCGAAACCAACGAACTGACGTCTCACGGTCGCGTCTTCACCTCGTCGTTGATCTTGGCCTCGATCGTGTTGATGGCTTGCTGGACCGCCGGGATCACCAGTTTCTTGGTGAACGGTCAGCTGAGTGGACAGTTCTACCGTCTAAGGACCAAAAAGAAGATCAACCAAATGAACAACCACGTCGTCGTTTGTGGCGGTGGAGCAACCGCCCGCACCCTGATTCACCAATTGAAGGTGCAAGGCAATCAGATCGCCGCGATCGTCAAAGAGCCTGGCGAAGTGGCGATGACACAGCGTTTTTTTCCGGACATTCCGTTGATCGAGGCGGATCCGAAATCCGAAATGGCATTGATCGACGCCAATATCCTTGAGGCAGCCCACCTGGTCGCCGCCACCGAATCCGACTTCGACAATCTGTTGATCGTGATTAGCGGCAAAGGACTCGGCACCGAACTGAAAGTCATCAGCGTGGCCGAGAACCCCGAATTGGCCAACCGAATGCTCAAGGTCGGGGCCGATGAGGTGGTCTGTCCGCTGGTG